The Vitis vinifera cultivar Pinot Noir 40024 chromosome 7, ASM3070453v1 genomic interval ttcaaatacttttttatgtcGATTGGTGCATCTCTTGTTGGGTTTCACACATCAATAAGGCCTGTGATTGTAGTTGATGGGACGTTTTTGAAAGCAAAGTACTTAGGGACTTTATTTATTGCAGCGTGTAAAGATGGCAACAATCAGATATGCCCTTTAGCCTTTGGGATTGGTGATTCAGAAAATGATGCCTCATGGGAGTGGTTTTTACAAAAACTGCATGATGCACTTGGAcacattgatgatttgtttgtgaTATCAGATCGACATGGTAGCATTGAAAAAGCAGTACATAAAGTATTTCCCCATGCGAGGCATGGTGTCTGTACTTATCACGTTGgacaaaatttgaagacaaagttCAAGAATCCTACAATTCATAAGTTGTTCCATGATGCTGCCCATGCTTATCATGTTTcagagtttaattttatatttgggcaACTAGAGATGATTGACCCAAGAGCAGCAAGATATTTGATGGATATAGGTGTTGATCGATGGGCACATTCATATTCTACCAgaaaaagatataatatcatGACGACAGGGATCGTTGAAAGCCTTAATGCTGTGTTGAAAAATGCTAGAGATCTTCCAGTTTTGCAATTGGTTGAAGAATTGAGAAacttacttcaaaaatggtttgtgactcGTCAACAACAAGCAATGTCAATGTCAACTGAACTTACCATGTGGGCTGATGGAGAACTTCATTCGAGGTATAATATGTCAGCAACATATCTAGTGGAACCTATCAACTCCAAGGAGTGTAATGTTAACTATGCTGACATTAGTGCTCAAGTGAATTTAGACACTCGTTCATGCACATGTCGACAATTTGATCTTGATCATATTCCATGTGCACATGTTATTGCTGCTTGTAGATTTTACAACATTTCATGTTACACTTTGTGCTCCAAGTATTTTACTACTAAAGCATTGTTATCTTCATATTCAAAGTGTATTTATCCAACTGGAAATGAAATAGATTGGGTAGTACCTAATCATATTCGTGACAAAGTTGTGTTACCACCTAAAACGAGACGTCCAACAGGAAGACCAAGGAAAGTAAGAATTTCTTCTGGTGGAGAGGGCAAGCACACATCTCGTTGTAGTCGATATGGTCAATATGGGCATAATCGGAAAACATGCAAACGACCAATCCCTTGATATCATGATAGCTTTGGCACTCTATGAActtacatggaatgaaaattgtaatagtgagcttttttgtttttttggtacccATGTGAACGGAAATGTAAGTTACTTTTTTTGTATAAGGTGATAGGATAAGCACATAGATGAATATTGTAATAATGATCCCCTTTTTTTGCATACCCATAGAAATGGAGATATTTGTTACTTTTATACATATATGTTATGATGAGTTATGtataaagtatgaatgaaaattacatttttattctcaaactaTGGACTCAACTGTTCTCACGCTTATTGATAaggaacttgacaatagttaagtttaGGTTTTGTCTGAAGATTATAGatttaactaccttcaagtttgtacataaaacaacttgacaatggttaagttcaggttttttCTAAAGACTGTTGACTTAACTGCCTTCAAGTtggtacataaaacaacttgacaatagttaagttcaggttttgtctaaaGATTgtagacttaactaccttcaagtttatacataaaacaactttacaatagttaagttcaggttttgtttaaagaccgtgaacttaactaccttcaagtttgtacataaaacaacttgacaatagttaagttcaggttttgtctaaagactgtgaacttaactactttcaagtttgttcataaaacaacttgacaatagttaagttcaggttttgtctgaagactgtggacttaactaccttcaagtttgttcataaaataacttgacaatagttaagttcaagtTAAAATGGCAACTGTAGACACAACTTCCTATGAGTCTATAGAAGATCAACTTGATACCTGTTAAGTCcagattaaatatgttattctgGAATAGATTTCGACTTAATATCTGTCAAGTTTGTTCACAGTtaacttgatagtagttaagttcaggtgttCTATTAAGAatgtggacttaactaccttcaagtttgtacacaTAACAACTTGACAACATTCAAGTTTAGTTTAAAAGGCCAATTGTATACATAACTATCGAACaacattcatcaaaatatcCAAGTAGATATATCAACCTGTCCAACTACATTTATCAAAATGTCTAACTACATATATGAAGCTATCCAATTACATATAACAAACCATCCAACCACATtatcaaaatgtgaaatatcaacatgaattcattacataggcaagtatttcatataaaataactctGCTGCAATCTTTTCCCGAAACCAGTCCATTCGAGCACTTGTTAATGACTTCAATGGATGGTTGTGCATTAAGTattcaacatatttgataacaaaCATGCCACAATCACCACTACATGGTACACAGATAATCAATGTTAGGGATATTATTAAGGATTAAGTGTATAAGTtatgaaagtaaatttaagATCACTTACTCATTTTCCTGTTGAGGAATATCTTACAGTCGTTCAATTTCCCACTCCTGGTAGTTAACTTTTGTGT includes:
- the LOC132254016 gene encoding uncharacterized protein LOC132254016 produces the protein MSIGASLVGFHTSIRPVIVVDGTFLKAKYLGTLFIAACKDGNNQICPLAFGIGDSENDASWEWFLQKLHDALGHIDDLFVISDRHGSIEKAVHKVFPHARHGVCTYHVGQNLKTKFKNPTIHKLFHDAAHAYHVSEFNFIFGQLEMIDPRAARYLMDIGVDRWAHSYSTRKRYNIMTTGIVESLNAVLKNARDLPVLQLVEELRNLLQKWFVTRQQQAMSMSTELTMWADGELHSRYNMSATYLVEPINSKECNVNYADISAQVNLDTRSCTCRQFDLDHIPCAHVIAACRFYNISCYTLCSKYFTTKALLSSYSKCIYPTGNEIDWVVPNHIRDKVVLPPKTRRPTGRPRKVRISSGGEGKHTSRCSRYGQYGHNRKTCKRPIP